The Myroides fluvii region AGCGAGAGTACTTTAACTAGTGAGTACCGTATTTTAGAAGCAAATAACCCACAAGGTGAGTTTCGAATCTTTCAAAAAAGAGAAAGAGGGGTAGAATATGGAATTTCTCATTATGACAATCGCTTTTATATTTTGACGAATAAAGATGAGGCGGATAACTTTAAGTTAATGTCTTGTTCGGAAACACGTACAACAAGCGCAGATTGGGAAGAACTTATTCCACATCGCGAGGATGTGCTTTTGGAAGGAGTTGATATTTTTAAAGATTATTTGGTGATTTCAGAGCGATCTAATGGATTAGCTCATATTAAGATTCAACCCTGGAGAGAAGGAGAAAAAGCGTATTACTTGCCTTTTGAAAGTGAGACTTATAATGCACAAGCTCAGATTAATGCTGATTTTGAAACGGAGAAATTCCGTTTTGTCTATCAATCGTTGAATACCCCTTCTTCTGTCATTGATTTTAATATGCGTACTCAAGAAAAAGAAATCTTGAAAGAGCAGGAAGTATTAGGTGATTTTGACAAGAATGATTATGCTGAAGAACGCATTTGGGCTACAGCAAAAGACGGTGTAAAAGTGCCTATTTCTATGATTTATAGAAAGGGAATTGAGCGAAACGGTAAAAATCCATTTTTATTATATGCCTATGGATCCTATGGAATTACGATGGAACCTTATTTTTCAACAACGCGTTTGAGTTTGTTGGATCGCGGTTTTGTATATGCGATTGCACATGTGCGTGGCGGAGAAGATATGGGACGCGATTGGTATGAAGATGGAAAGTTATTAGTGAAGAAAAATACCTTTACAGACTTTATCGCTTGTTCTGAATATGTAATGGAACAAGGATATACTTCTTCGGATTATTTATTTGCCGAAGGAGGTTCTGCTGGAGGAATGTTGATGGGGGTAATTGCGAATGAGCGTCCTGATTTATACCAAGGAGTAATCGCTCAAGTTCCCTTTGTCGATGTAGTAACAACGATGTTAGATGATAGTATTCCACTAACCACAGGAGAATACGACGAATGGGGAAATCCCAATGAAGAAGAATACTATGACTATATGTTGTCTTATTCTCCTTATGACAATGTCAAAGCACAAGCGTATCCGAATATGTATATCTCAACAGGATTACACGATTCTCAAGTACAGTATTGGGAGCCTGCGAAATGGGTGGCCAAATTAAGAGATATTAAAACAAACGACAAGCAATTGTATTTTGATATCAATATGGATACAGGACATGGAGGTGCTTCCGGTCGATTCGAATCATTAAAAGAAGTAGCCAAGGAATTTGCGTTTATGTTCGATTTAGTGGGAATTAAACAGTAAAAAAGAATTAACTTAGTATTGTTATTCATGCTTATCCTAAGTGTGAATGCAATATAAATAAATGAAAAGATGAAAGAAGAAATCCAAGCTTTTGATAATGTGATTTCCTTAGTAGGAGATACGCCTTTAGTGAAATTGGACAACGTTACCGCTTCATTAAAAGGACATTTTTACGGAAAAGTTGAAGCCTTTAATGCAGGACAATCAGCAAAAGATAGAATTGCATTACACATTATTGAAACAGCAGAAAAACAGGGAATCTTAAAGCCAGGAGGAACAATTGTAGAAACTACTTCTGGAAATACAGGATTTAGTATTGCGATGATTAGTGCAATTAAAGGGTATAAATGTATCCTTTCTGTCAGTGATAAATCATCTCCAGATAAGATCGATATGCTACGTGCTATGGGGGCAAAAGTATATGTTTGCCCAGCTAACGTGGCTGCTGATGATCCAAGATCATATTATGAAGTAGCGAAAAGAGTGCATGAGGAAACACCTGGATCCATCTATATTAATCAATATTTTAATGAACTAAATACAGAAGCTCATTATTTATCTACAGGACCGGAAATTTGGGAACAAACAAAAGGAAAAATTACGCATTTCGTTTGTTGTTCTGGAACTGGAGGAACGATTTCTGGAACAGCTCGTTATCTGAAAGAAAAAAATCCAGCCATTCAAATTCTAGGTGTTGATGCTTATGGATCTGTACTAAAGAAATATCATGAAACAGGCGAATTGGATCCCAATGAAATTGCCCCGTATAAAATTGAAGGATTAGGAAAAAACTTGATTCCATCAGCTACAGATTTCTCCGTGATTGACCACTTTGTCAAAGTAACGGATAAAGACGCAGCTTTAGTAGCGAGAGCATTAGCGCGTACAGAAGGTCTATTCTTAGGGTATACTTCTGGAGCTGTATTACAAGCTACTCGCTTATATGCTGAACAAGGAATGTTCGACGAAAATAGTGTAGTTGTTATGCTATTCCCTGATCATGGATCTCGTTATATGAGCAAAATTTATAGCGATGATTGGATGCGTCAGCAAGGGTTTCTCGATGAAAGTGAACCTAAAAATGAAATTAACTACATCAAGTAATAAATGAAAAGGCTGTTTTAAATCAAAACAGCCTTTTTTACTTTCGGATTAAGGGGTTATCAGAAAGAAGCCTTAGTAGTCTATATCTAGTTGGACTTTTTATTTTCTGTGTGATATCGAAAAAATACAGATATACACTTGATTTTTAGTTGTTAATGAAACAATGCTGAACAAATGTATATAAAAAAATGATAATAAATGATCTTATTGTAAATATTTTTGTTAAATAATTTGGTTATTATTTTTTATTCCTTAATTAGGGAATTGTATTTAGTTGTATTTAACTAAAATAAAGAACTTTTTCTATGCGAAGGATTAAAGTGTGTCTTTTTGATTTTCTTCTTGTTCAATTGTAATCTCTTCAAAAGATTTACTGTTTTTAAGTAAGCGAATGCTATCTGCGCGCAGGTTGCGCAACACTACTTGTTTGTTTACATCCTGGTATTTAGTAGTTGTTTTTTTAAGAATTTCAATAGCGGACATATCGGCGATATGGGATTCTTTGAAATCGATAATAATTTTAGTTGGATCTACTTGAGGAGTAAACTTTTCTGCAAAGGAGGTGGTACTTCCAAAAAATAGAGGACCGTAAATTTCGTAGATTTTGTTTCCTTCTGCATCAAATGATTTTCTAGCGCGAATGCGTTTGGCATTGTCCCAAGCAAAGATTAAGGCGGAAATAATAACGCCAACAAATACAGCTAAGGCTAAATTGTGAGAAAATATAATGATGGCGGTTACGAGAAAAAGGGTGAAGATATCAGCTTTAGGCATTTGGGTAATC contains the following coding sequences:
- a CDS encoding S9 family peptidase, with translation MNESILAPIAKKIPHELKAHNQMRIDNYFWLNDREDKEVLAYLEAEKAYYQASTAHTKVLQESLFTEMKNRIKEDDSSVPYFYNGYYYITRFEQGKDYPIHSRKKGSLEAIEEVLFDCNEMAEPYAYFHLRGITVSEDNQWVAYGVDTVSRREYTLYVKNLATGEILDFAISNTTGASTWASDNKTLFYSRKDAVTLRSDKIYKHVIGTPLEEDALVYHETDDTFDTFIYKEKSRKFLVIGSESTLTSEYRILEANNPQGEFRIFQKRERGVEYGISHYDNRFYILTNKDEADNFKLMSCSETRTTSADWEELIPHREDVLLEGVDIFKDYLVISERSNGLAHIKIQPWREGEKAYYLPFESETYNAQAQINADFETEKFRFVYQSLNTPSSVIDFNMRTQEKEILKEQEVLGDFDKNDYAEERIWATAKDGVKVPISMIYRKGIERNGKNPFLLYAYGSYGITMEPYFSTTRLSLLDRGFVYAIAHVRGGEDMGRDWYEDGKLLVKKNTFTDFIACSEYVMEQGYTSSDYLFAEGGSAGGMLMGVIANERPDLYQGVIAQVPFVDVVTTMLDDSIPLTTGEYDEWGNPNEEEYYDYMLSYSPYDNVKAQAYPNMYISTGLHDSQVQYWEPAKWVAKLRDIKTNDKQLYFDINMDTGHGGASGRFESLKEVAKEFAFMFDLVGIKQ
- a CDS encoding PLP-dependent cysteine synthase family protein, producing the protein MKEEIQAFDNVISLVGDTPLVKLDNVTASLKGHFYGKVEAFNAGQSAKDRIALHIIETAEKQGILKPGGTIVETTSGNTGFSIAMISAIKGYKCILSVSDKSSPDKIDMLRAMGAKVYVCPANVAADDPRSYYEVAKRVHEETPGSIYINQYFNELNTEAHYLSTGPEIWEQTKGKITHFVCCSGTGGTISGTARYLKEKNPAIQILGVDAYGSVLKKYHETGELDPNEIAPYKIEGLGKNLIPSATDFSVIDHFVKVTDKDAALVARALARTEGLFLGYTSGAVLQATRLYAEQGMFDENSVVVMLFPDHGSRYMSKIYSDDWMRQQGFLDESEPKNEINYIK